Proteins encoded together in one Mugil cephalus isolate CIBA_MC_2020 chromosome 16, CIBA_Mcephalus_1.1, whole genome shotgun sequence window:
- the rpp30 gene encoding ribonuclease P protein subunit p30 isoform X1 codes for MSMFMDLNVMFSADRSRLQALIETAAHLGFSTVAINYVFEPTAKKKQDVPTPTPIHELIGPEMPLVQGRSRPIRALNRLTVVTSDSAHFRPSAAEYRRFDLLAVQPTSEKLFHAACTSYDIDIICVPVTDKLPFFFKRAPVNGAIDRGVVFEVSYSAALRDSTLRRYTIANAVALMDVCKGKNVILSSGAEKALELRGPYDITNLGLLFGLSDRDSKEAVSSTCRAVLLHAETRRTASGIIYTSRLQQEALQDSDHGEAPAAKRPKTTPPPPPPPTLSE; via the exons ATGTCTATGTTCATGGATCTAAACGTGATGTTCTCGGCCGATAGGAGCAGATTACAGGCGCTCATAGAAACGGCCGCTCACC TCGGTTTCTCCACCGTCGCCATCAACTACGTGTTTGAACCCACGGCTAAAAAGAAGCAG GACGTCCCGACTCCGACTCCCATCCATGAGCTGATTGGTCCAGAGATGCCCCTGGTCCAGGGCCGCTCTCGTCCAATCAGAGCGCTGAACAGACTGACCGTGGTGACGTCAGACTCCGCCCACTTT AGGCCCAGTGCAGCAGAGTACCGTCGGTTCGACCTCCTGGCCGTCCAGCCAACCTCAGAGAAACTCTTCCAT GCCGCCTGCACCTCGTACGACATCGACATCATCTGTGTCCCAGTGACCGACAAACTGCCCTTCTTCTTCAAGAGAGCGCCAGTCAACGgg GCCATAGACAGAGGTGTGGTGTTCGAGGTCTCCTACTCCGCTGCCCTCAGAGACTCCACCCTGAGACGCTACACCATCGCTAACGCCGTCGCCCTCATGGACGTCTGCAAAGGAAAG aaCGTGATCCTGTCCAGCGGCGCAGAGAAG GCTCTGGAGCTCAGAGGACCATATGACATCACCAACCT AGGTTTGTTGTTCGGTTTGTCAGACCGAGACTCTAAAGAAGCCGTTTCCTCCACATGCAGAGCGGTGCTGCTGCACgcag agaccaggaggaCGGCCAGTGGCATCATCTACACCAGCAGACtccagcaggaggcgctgcagGACTCGGACCACG GTGAAGCTCCTGCAGCCAAGAGACCcaaaacaacccccccccctcctccccccccgaCACTGAGTGAGTga
- the rpp30 gene encoding ribonuclease P protein subunit p30 isoform X2, producing MSMFMDLNVMFSADRSRLQALIETAAHLGFSTVAINYVFEPTAKKKQRPSAAEYRRFDLLAVQPTSEKLFHAACTSYDIDIICVPVTDKLPFFFKRAPVNGAIDRGVVFEVSYSAALRDSTLRRYTIANAVALMDVCKGKNVILSSGAEKALELRGPYDITNLGLLFGLSDRDSKEAVSSTCRAVLLHAETRRTASGIIYTSRLQQEALQDSDHGEAPAAKRPKTTPPPPPPPTLSE from the exons ATGTCTATGTTCATGGATCTAAACGTGATGTTCTCGGCCGATAGGAGCAGATTACAGGCGCTCATAGAAACGGCCGCTCACC TCGGTTTCTCCACCGTCGCCATCAACTACGTGTTTGAACCCACGGCTAAAAAGAAGCAG AGGCCCAGTGCAGCAGAGTACCGTCGGTTCGACCTCCTGGCCGTCCAGCCAACCTCAGAGAAACTCTTCCAT GCCGCCTGCACCTCGTACGACATCGACATCATCTGTGTCCCAGTGACCGACAAACTGCCCTTCTTCTTCAAGAGAGCGCCAGTCAACGgg GCCATAGACAGAGGTGTGGTGTTCGAGGTCTCCTACTCCGCTGCCCTCAGAGACTCCACCCTGAGACGCTACACCATCGCTAACGCCGTCGCCCTCATGGACGTCTGCAAAGGAAAG aaCGTGATCCTGTCCAGCGGCGCAGAGAAG GCTCTGGAGCTCAGAGGACCATATGACATCACCAACCT AGGTTTGTTGTTCGGTTTGTCAGACCGAGACTCTAAAGAAGCCGTTTCCTCCACATGCAGAGCGGTGCTGCTGCACgcag agaccaggaggaCGGCCAGTGGCATCATCTACACCAGCAGACtccagcaggaggcgctgcagGACTCGGACCACG GTGAAGCTCCTGCAGCCAAGAGACCcaaaacaacccccccccctcctccccccccgaCACTGAGTGAGTga
- the nudt13 gene encoding nucleoside diphosphate-linked moiety X motif 13, producing the protein MLKPLRILLTVPRRPLIRCCSGFISRTRFVNRLKEDDAACAAALQTGTIFLFHQLSPLLQRNNSGTFRPAALTCSDVESVLQRLGSRGSLLEESVLIGCSDQNQAQFCLDVGELDQAAVEEECEGTFVDLRKAFFLLAGAEAPLVAKGQALLRWHQTSRFCSSTGQPTHRNQAGSQRVCSSSSIIYYPKMSPVVIVLVSDGKRCLLGRQSSFPQGMYSALAGFCDMGESLEEALCREVAEEVGLEVQGVSYSSSQHWPFPHSSFMLGCHASVSPAHSQLSVDHSELEDARWFTLEEITCALKVKTPPRRGHAPVLWLPPPHAIAYRLITEWTHHQRLREDVQPVDVQ; encoded by the exons ATGTTGAAACCTCTGAGGATCCTCCTCACTGTCCCAAGACGTCCTCTGATACGATGCTGCTCCGGATTCATCTCCAGGACGAG GTTCGTCAACAGGCTGAAGGAGGATGATGCTGCCTGTGCTGCTGCCCTCCAGACTGGaaccatcttcctcttccatcaactctctcctctgctgcagcgcAACAACTCAGGAACCTTCAGACCAGCTGCTCTCACCTGCTCAG ATGTGGAGTCGGTCCTTCAGAGACTCGGGTCTCGTGGATCCCTGCTGGAAGAGTCGGTTCTGATTGGTTGCTCTGATCAGAACCAGGCTCAGTTCTGTCTGGATGTTG GAGAACTGGACCAGGCTGCAGTAGAGGAAGAGTGTGAGGGAACCTTCGTCGACCTGAGGAAAGCTTTCTTCCTGCTGGCAGGAGCTGAGGCGCCTCTAGTGGCCAAG GGTCAGGCTCTGCTCCGCTGGCATCAGACCAGCAGATTCTGCAGCTCCACGGGTCAACCCACCCACCGGAACCAGGCCGGCAGCCAGAgggtctgcagcagcagctccatcaTCTACTACCCCAAG ATGTCCCCGGTGGTGATCGTCCTGGTCTCTGATGGGAAACGGTGTCTGTTGGGACGTCAGTCGTCCTTCCCTCAGGGGATGTACAGCGCTCTGGCTGGATTCTGTGACATGG gGGAGAGTCTGGAGGAGGCTCTGTGCAgggaggtggcggaggaggtGGGCCTGGAGGTTCAGGGCGTCTCCTACAGCTCCTCACAGCATTGGCCTTTTCCTCACAGCTCCTTCATGCTGGGCTGTCATGCCTCCGTTAGCCCCGCCCACTCTCAG CTGAGCGTGGACCACTCGGAGCTGGAAGACGCTCGCTGGTTCACTCTGGAGGAAATCACCTGCGCCCTGAAGGTGAAGACTCCTCCCAGGAGAGGCCACGCCCCCGTCCTCtggctgccccccccccacgccATCGCCTACCGCCTCATCACAGAGTGGACACACCACCAGAGACTCAGAGAGGATGTTCAGCCTGTGGATGTACAGTAA
- the LOC125022299 gene encoding protein NLRC3-like encodes MFAGSRKHGQQSADPGRILQQKHDSPEHSCVSMKSDRSMGEPYNFKDGHQSDDPGIHQQRPDPSGVTTVSIKSDWSMGERINFKDGQKSADPGRQQQISVVSSHQSEQQHHKDLDSIFMLLEEKMVSFMKKELKKIQKVVSPDYPECSESQREDEEVLEGEDEEQRRSSRDLLVKMTVNFLRRMKQEELADCLQSRTGAAECGRKVKSDLKEKFQCLFEGIAKAGNSTLLNEIYTELYITEGGTAEVNDEHEVRQIETASRKLHRPETSIRQEDLFKASPGRHGPIRRVMTKGVAGIGKTVLTQKFTLDWAEDKANQDILFIFPLTFRELNVVKERKFSLVELVHHFFTETKEAGICSFEDFQVVFIFDGLDECRLPLDFHNTEILTDVTESTSVDVLLTNLIREKLLPSARLWMTTRRAAANQIPPECVDMVTEVRGFTDPQKEEYFRKRFRDEEQASSIISHIKTSRSLHIMCHIPVFCWITATVLEDVLETREGGELPKTLTEMYIHFLVVQAKVKKVKYDGGAETDPHWSPESRKMIKSLGKLAFDQLQKGNLIFYESDLTECGIDIRAASVYSGVFTQIFKEERGLYQDKVFCIVHLSVQEFLAALHVHLTFINSGVNLMEEQQTTSLWPKLLEKLTRLHQSAVDKALQSPNGHLDLFLRFLLGLSLQTNQTLLRGLLTQTGSRSQTNQETVQYIKEKISENVSAERSINLFHCLNELNDGSLVEEIQQSLRSGRLSTDKLSPAQWSALVFILLSSGEDLDEFDLKKYSASEEALLRLLPVVKASNKALLSSCNLSERSCEALSSVLSSQSSSLRELDLSNNNLQDSGVKLLSAGLESPHCKLETLSLSGCLITKKGCSSLASALSSNPSHLRELDLSYNHPGDKGVKLLSAGLEDPLWRLDTLRMDHGGEQRLKPDVRKYFCELEVDTNSVSRNLKLSDNNRKVIYVEEEQPYPDHPDRFIWNQLLCRNVVTGRCYWEVEWSGGVDISVS; translated from the exons ATGTTTGCTGGCTCTAGAAAACATGGACAGCAGTCTGCTGATCCAGG GAGGATCCTTCAACAGAAACATGATTCTCctgaacacagctgtgtgtccatgaagagtgaccgGTCTATGGGTGAACCTTATAACTTCAAAGATGGACACCAGTCTGATGATCCAGG gatCCATCAGCAAAGACCAGATCCCTCTGGAGTCACAACTGTGTCCATAAAGAGTGACTGGTCTATGGGTGAACGTATTAACTTCAAAGATGGACAGAAGTCTGCTGATCCAGG acGTCAGCAGCAGATCTCAGTGGTTTCCAGTCATcagtctgagcagcagcatcacaaagacCTGGACTCCATATTCATG ctgctggaggagaaaatggtcagttttatgaagaaggagctgaagaagatccagaaggttgtgagtccagattacccagaatgctcagagagtcagagggaggatgaggaggtgttggagggtgaggatgaagagcagaggaggagcagcagagatttattggtgaagatgacagtgaacttcctgaggagaatgaagcaggaggagctggctgactgtctgcagagca gaactggtgctgcagagtgtggacgtaaagttaaatctgatctaaaggagaagttccagtgtttgtttgagggaattgctaaagctggaaactcaacccttctgaatgagatctacacagagctctacatcacagagggagggactgcagaggtcaatgatgaacatgaggtcagacagattgaaacagcatccaggaaactacacagaccagaaacaagcatcagacaagaagacctctttaaagcctcacctggaagacatggaccaatcagaagagtgatgacaaagggagtggctggcattgggaaaacagtcttaacacagaagttcactctggactgggctgaagacaaagccaaccaggacatcctcttcatatttccattgactttcagagagctgaatgtggtgaaagagagaaagttcagcttggtggaacttgttcatcacttcttcactgaaaccaaagaagcaggaatctgcagctttgaagacttccaggttgtgttcatctttgacggtctggatgagtgtcgacttcctctggacttccacaacactgagatcctgactgatgttacagagtccacctcagtggatgtgctgctgacaaacctcatcagggagaaactgcttccctctgctcgcctctggatgaCCACACGAcgtgcagcagccaatcagatccctcctgagtgtgttgacatggtgacagaggtcagagggttcactgacccccagaaggaggagtacttcaggaagaggttcagagatgaggagcaggccagcagcatcatctcccacatcaagacatcacgaagcctccacatcatgtgtcacatcccagtcttctgctggatcactgctacagttctggaggatgtgttggaaaccagagagggaggagagctgcccaagaccctgactgagatgtacatccacttcctggtggttcaggctaaagtcaagaaggtcaagtatgatggaggagctgagacagatccacactggagtccagagagcaggaagatgattaagtctctgggaaaactggcttttgatcagctgcagaaaggaaacctgatcttctatgaatcagacctgacagagtgtggcatcgatatcagagcagcctcagtgtactcaggagtgttcacacagatctttaaagaggagagaggcctgtaccaggacaaggtgttctgcatcgtccatctgagcgttcaggagtttctggctgctcttcatgtccatctgaccttcatcaactctggagtcaacctgatggaagaacaacaaactacatctctgTGGCCTAAATTACTTGAAAAACTAACAcgtctccatcagagtgctgtggacaaggccttacagagtccaaatggacacctggacttgttcctccgcttcctcctgggtctttcactgcagaccaatcagactctcctacgaggcctgctgacacagacaggaagtagatcacagaccaatcaggaaacagtccagtacatcaaggagaagatcagtgagaatgtgtctgcagagagaagcatcaatctgttccactgtctgaatgaactgaatgatggttctctagtggaggagatccaacagtccctgagatcaggacgtctctccacagataaactgtctcctgctcagtggtcagctctggtcttcatcttactgtcatcaggagaagatctggatgagtttgacctgaagaaatactctgcttcagaggaggctcttctgaggctgctgccagtggtcaaagcctccaacaaagctct gctgagcagctgtaacctctcagagagaagctgtgaagctctgtcctcagttctcagctcccagtcctccagtctgagagagctggacctgagtaacaacaacctgcaggattcaggagtgaagctgctgtctgctggactggagagtcctcactgtaaactggaaactctcag tctgtcagggTGTCTGATCACAAAGAAAGGATgttcttctctggcctcagctctgagctccaacccctcccatctgagagagctggacctgagctacaaccatccaggagacaagggagtgaagctgctgtctgctggactggaggatcCACTCTGGAGACTGGACACTCTCAG GATGGACCATGGTGGAGAGCAGAGGTTAAAACCTGATGTGAGGAAGT ATTTCTGTGAACTTGAAGTCGACACAAACTCAGTCAGTAGAAACCTCAAACTAtctgacaacaacaggaaggtgatatatgtggaggaggagcagccatatcctgatcatccagacagatttatCTGGAATCAGCTGCtgtgtagaaatgttgtgactggtcgatgttactgggaggttgaGTGGAGCGGAGGGGTTGATATATCAGTGAGTTAA